The following coding sequences lie in one Treponema sp. OMZ 790 genomic window:
- the dgcA gene encoding diguanylate cyclase DgcA, translating into MKRQVKIMKTAPNEKLLKKALHAGNYKKYADKIFHQEKEIFDLKQLLQISKSLNSVLEFDRLIEAILYVVMAQLKTFGAAIFTKKSFDDNVFVLNRDHYGFDISHDIQYSISIDHPLISFLDKSDSGFTPDEIGKNIKTDKVVEALFGLKPSFFVPLKAKNRMIGFLLLAEKMESSHQFTDYEKNIIENIASLAAIAINNSQLLEMTTTDIMTHLKLKHYFFTLLMERLDIINSSGGKKEPVSILMIDIDFFKKINDTYGHAAGDSVLEETARIIKSCTRCADTAARYGGEEFVVMLNNTPANDALTIAERIRKSVEDKVVLYDGKQVKVTISIGVSSYNFDLEPAKSLVDRADKALYESKQNGRNRVTLSQNNLPKV; encoded by the coding sequence ATGAAAAGGCAGGTAAAAATTATGAAAACGGCGCCAAATGAAAAATTGCTTAAAAAGGCATTGCATGCAGGAAATTACAAAAAATATGCTGATAAAATTTTTCATCAAGAAAAAGAAATCTTCGATTTAAAACAGCTGCTTCAGATATCAAAGAGTTTGAACTCGGTTTTGGAATTTGACCGCCTTATTGAAGCGATATTATATGTAGTAATGGCCCAGCTTAAAACTTTCGGAGCTGCAATTTTTACAAAAAAATCTTTTGACGATAATGTTTTTGTTTTAAACCGTGATCATTACGGATTCGATATATCCCATGACATTCAATATTCCATCAGTATCGACCATCCTCTTATAAGTTTTTTGGATAAATCGGATTCGGGGTTTACTCCGGATGAAATAGGTAAAAATATAAAAACCGACAAAGTTGTGGAAGCCTTATTCGGTCTTAAACCTTCTTTTTTTGTACCCTTAAAAGCAAAGAATCGAATGATAGGTTTTTTACTATTAGCCGAAAAGATGGAAAGTTCGCATCAATTTACCGATTACGAAAAAAATATCATAGAAAACATTGCCTCTCTGGCGGCCATAGCCATAAACAATTCCCAGCTTTTGGAAATGACCACCACCGATATAATGACACATTTAAAATTAAAGCATTACTTTTTTACTCTGCTTATGGAAAGACTTGATATTATAAATTCTTCCGGAGGAAAAAAAGAACCTGTTTCTATTTTGATGATAGATATAGATTTTTTTAAGAAGATAAACGATACATATGGTCATGCTGCAGGAGATTCTGTTTTGGAGGAAACTGCACGGATTATAAAATCTTGTACCCGATGTGCTGATACGGCAGCAAGATACGGCGGAGAAGAATTTGTTGTTATGCTTAATAATACCCCGGCCAATGATGCTTTAACCATAGCCGAAAGAATAAGAAAGTCGGTGGAAGATAAGGTTGTACTTTACGACGGTAAGCAAGTTAAAGTTACTATTTCGATAGGTGTATCTAGTTATAATTTTGATCTTGAGCCGGCAAAGTCTTTGGTAGATCGGGCTGATAAGGCTCTTTACGAGTCTAAACAAAACGGCCGAAATCGTGTAACATTATCTCAAAATAACTTGCCGAAAGTTTAG
- a CDS encoding DUF3793 family protein, with the protein MLNIANIEYNLAYSCAPCLAGIKPSNLMSVSVEDFKQFFLLDNDLLESKGFYLKVLCACERGVQILLYKKDSLETLIRNEKVKSALLMFGYEPGMSLEDMLDLLASRMHSSQADRHCKRCCTFPHEIGLFLGYPVYDVLEYYRRNGEGCIFSGYWKVYSEAEKAAEIFDQYNECKKHFALQIEKGLRLYDLLSA; encoded by the coding sequence ATGTTGAATATTGCTAACATCGAATACAATTTAGCTTATTCTTGTGCCCCTTGTTTGGCAGGGATTAAACCCTCAAATTTGATGTCCGTATCGGTAGAAGATTTTAAGCAATTTTTTTTGCTTGATAATGATTTGCTTGAATCAAAGGGCTTCTATCTTAAAGTTTTGTGTGCTTGTGAAAGAGGCGTACAGATTCTTTTGTACAAAAAAGATAGTCTGGAAACTTTGATTCGGAATGAAAAAGTAAAATCGGCTCTTTTGATGTTCGGCTATGAGCCCGGGATGAGTTTGGAGGATATGCTTGACCTTTTGGCATCCAGAATGCACAGCTCGCAGGCTGACAGGCATTGTAAAAGATGTTGCACTTTTCCGCATGAAATAGGGCTTTTTTTGGGATATCCCGTATATGATGTTTTGGAATATTACAGACGAAATGGCGAGGGGTGTATTTTTTCGGGCTATTGGAAGGTTTATTCGGAAGCCGAAAAAGCGGCCGAAATATTTGACCAATATAATGAATGCAAAAAGCATTTTGCTTTGCAGATAGAAAAAGGATTAAGACTTTACGATTTGTTAAGCGCTTAA
- a CDS encoding flavodoxin codes for MAKIAVIYWSGTGNTQSMAESVLEGLKAGGADASLFTVSEFGSKSIDDYDKIAFGCPAMGAEELEPDEFEPFFASIEGKLSGKKIALFGSYEWAGDGSGGEWMRNWEARSKEKGADLFEEGLIIYDAPTAAGKDKCKEFGERFSK; via the coding sequence ATGGCAAAAATTGCTGTTATTTATTGGAGCGGAACGGGAAATACTCAGTCGATGGCAGAGTCCGTTCTTGAAGGCTTAAAAGCCGGCGGAGCAGATGCTTCTCTTTTTACCGTTTCGGAATTCGGATCAAAAAGTATTGACGATTACGACAAGATTGCTTTCGGATGCCCCGCAATGGGAGCTGAAGAGCTTGAACCGGATGAATTTGAACCTTTCTTTGCTTCAATTGAAGGAAAATTGTCCGGTAAAAAGATTGCCTTGTTCGGTTCATATGAGTGGGCCGGTGACGGATCGGGCGGTGAATGGATGAGAAACTGGGAAGCCAGATCTAAGGAGAAAGGAGCCGACTTGTTTGAAGAAGGGTTGATTATCTATGATGCACCCACTGCCGCAGGAAAGGACAAGTGCAAAGAATTCGGTGAGAGATTTTCGAAATAA
- a CDS encoding bifunctional aspartate carbamoyltransferase catalytic subunit/aspartate carbamoyltransferase regulatory subunit, translating to MENKFMGRSLTVIDDLSIDERKYLFEKTRDLKKAIQEDDRKVMDEFRINDKDFGIYEVFLESSTRTKESFRNAAKFHQVKLSDLAVESSSFNKGESYADTFNTLAGYQNSIFIVRSKVEGVCRWLEDEAQTFYQRNNLKRKPAFINAGDGKHEHPTQELLDEFTFIEDNNWSFKNIHIALVGDLYHGRTVHSKADGLKIFNSVKVDLIAPSELAMPEYYKVRMKENGFTVREFSSIEEYLKQSDIALIWYFTRPQLERMGEQVLKKQDELRRSITFRKEFIEKLPENTCFYHPLPRHRVHPTIPTFLDTTSLNGWERQSINGMYVRMVLLSMIAGKIGSDYKGPESKPCSSFEDEDYIVEVPVGGSAGGSKVETFSEGVRPIQNGIVIDHICRGDSPSVIRHHMSKIINVMGLEEGRGGEWVSTSTKDKGIFKGIIFRPGEYKFSRADLKRLSAVASSCTLNLIKDGKIQAKYRTHLPPRIYNFEDLICKNEACVSHPAQSEGVPAIFHRTIDNRYACQYCGTIHTFKEIWGEKKN from the coding sequence ATGGAAAACAAATTTATGGGCAGGTCGCTGACGGTAATCGATGATTTATCAATCGATGAAAGGAAGTATCTTTTTGAAAAGACAAGAGATCTAAAAAAAGCCATTCAAGAAGATGACCGGAAAGTGATGGATGAATTTAGGATTAATGATAAAGACTTCGGTATATATGAAGTCTTTTTGGAATCCAGCACCCGTACAAAGGAATCGTTTAGGAATGCAGCAAAATTTCATCAGGTAAAATTGAGCGATCTTGCCGTAGAATCCTCTTCTTTTAATAAGGGGGAAAGCTATGCGGATACCTTTAATACCCTTGCCGGTTATCAAAACAGCATCTTCATTGTACGCAGCAAGGTAGAGGGAGTCTGCCGTTGGCTTGAAGATGAGGCACAGACCTTTTATCAAAGAAACAACTTAAAGCGTAAACCTGCCTTTATAAATGCAGGCGACGGAAAACATGAACATCCGACTCAAGAGCTGCTTGACGAATTTACCTTTATCGAAGATAACAACTGGTCATTTAAAAATATTCACATAGCCCTTGTTGGAGACTTATACCATGGCCGTACGGTTCACTCAAAAGCCGATGGTCTTAAAATTTTTAACTCGGTAAAGGTTGATCTGATAGCTCCTTCTGAACTTGCAATGCCTGAATATTACAAGGTAAGAATGAAAGAAAACGGGTTTACCGTAAGAGAATTTTCCTCAATAGAAGAATATCTTAAGCAATCCGATATTGCCCTCATCTGGTACTTTACCCGGCCGCAGCTTGAAAGGATGGGTGAACAGGTTCTAAAAAAACAAGATGAATTACGTCGTTCTATTACTTTCCGAAAGGAATTTATCGAAAAACTTCCCGAGAATACCTGCTTTTATCATCCTTTGCCCAGACATCGGGTTCATCCGACGATTCCTACCTTCTTGGATACGACTTCTCTTAACGGCTGGGAAAGGCAGTCCATAAACGGAATGTATGTCAGAATGGTTCTTCTTTCGATGATAGCAGGCAAGATAGGTTCCGATTATAAGGGGCCTGAGTCTAAACCATGTTCATCTTTTGAGGATGAAGATTATATAGTAGAAGTTCCGGTAGGAGGCTCTGCAGGCGGCAGCAAGGTAGAAACCTTTTCTGAAGGAGTCCGTCCGATACAAAACGGAATAGTCATTGATCATATTTGCCGAGGAGACAGTCCTTCGGTAATAAGGCACCATATGTCCAAGATAATAAACGTTATGGGCCTTGAAGAAGGAAGGGGAGGCGAGTGGGTATCGACTTCCACAAAGGATAAGGGGATTTTTAAGGGCATTATTTTCCGTCCGGGTGAATATAAATTTTCGAGAGCCGATTTAAAGCGGCTTTCGGCTGTTGCTTCAAGCTGTACCCTTAATCTTATAAAAGACGGAAAAATTCAAGCAAAATACCGGACTCATCTGCCGCCGCGTATTTACAACTTTGAAGACTTGATTTGCAAAAACGAAGCCTGCGTCTCTCATCCGGCCCAGTCCGAAGGTGTTCCGGCTATTTTTCACCGCACCATCGACAATAGATATGCCTGCCAGTATTGCGGCACAATTCATACCTTCAAAGAAATTTGGGGTGAAAAAAAGAACTAG
- a CDS encoding rhomboid family intramembrane serine protease — translation MKYLRKPFKYTYKNAVLVIALINAVVFVLTSLFRNLSAYLGLVPILVVYAQTYWQIFTYQFVHGDFFHLAFNMLTLFFFGVPVEKKIGTKEFVLYYLLIGTIDGALSFLVYAATGFYNITLVGASGAIFGVLLLYAVIYPNSIIYLWAVVPVPAPLLILGYAVIELISIFSVGDGVAHLTHFIGLLTGWAYIRIRFGIKPLKVWNSTGR, via the coding sequence ATGAAATATTTACGAAAGCCTTTTAAATATACATATAAAAATGCCGTGCTTGTAATAGCGCTGATAAATGCGGTAGTTTTTGTGCTTACAAGTCTCTTTAGAAATTTGAGCGCATATTTAGGCTTAGTGCCTATTCTTGTAGTATATGCACAAACTTATTGGCAAATATTTACCTATCAATTTGTTCATGGAGATTTTTTTCACTTAGCATTTAATATGCTTACCTTATTCTTTTTCGGAGTTCCTGTAGAAAAGAAAATAGGAACAAAGGAATTTGTACTTTATTATCTTTTGATAGGTACAATCGACGGGGCCTTGAGTTTTTTAGTATACGCTGCAACAGGTTTTTACAATATTACCCTCGTAGGTGCATCAGGCGCAATTTTCGGTGTTCTGCTTTTATATGCGGTAATTTATCCCAATTCAATAATCTATCTTTGGGCTGTTGTTCCTGTACCTGCTCCTCTTTTGATTTTAGGCTATGCAGTAATTGAACTTATCAGTATATTCTCGGTAGGTGACGGAGTAGCTCACTTAACACACTTCATAGGTCTCCTTACAGGCTGGGCATACATCAGAATCCGCTTCGGTATCAAACCTCTTAAAGTCTGGAATTCAACGGGAAGGTAA
- a CDS encoding EAL domain-containing protein produces the protein MRLKQKIILSNAIVFSVLIIISVFLNFFYAANIFSINLNNKNKLKAKLIAQEIDEWLIEKITIVEQSIETLTYMNITDYKGCTGFLANLNKMHPDTDYAVFYETGVFANGQNWEPSDSFDPRKRPWYRAAKDTKKAVITNPYRSISSLPDSVAFSVLKRFTSKDGVPGIFLGEIRIEELLSLIEKLKKNEDSYSFLICKDYRILSHPNKEYRLNLNKSTNLSDIEGGDIFIEHIDKLKSDGSYNGLLPVIKDYDGKERLFYFAQSEVSNWTVGFTIPASDFYDPINGLKFRTILFACTLVVFVGILSLIIGKKLASPIETITNRLEKAAKNNELVKFDFLERQNHELARIAMSFNAVVEHAKTLPIGDVNFSLNSLTLTQKIDNTILEIDDNNKAYLLYLDIDKFKTINQLWGYYAGNDLIKHVYSVILNHINETGIPEDNFMHVIGDEFAIFYRGNEEQVCSFTETLINKINNESFIWNEKKLTICISIGIVNIPKIPQNAQDVISNVYDACSLAFRNGGNRYELSTVSGIAGFSGGNISFWLNTIQKALKEEKFELYTQAIVPLNGIFHSPKYEILIRLKTDDDHVIMPDIFIPIAERYNLIYEIDKWVIRKTFAFFAEASAMGYLDQKVMFSINISAESFFSNDLVEFIAETRKTFNVPAHNFCFEITESCAVRNLEATSQFVTELRKQGFSFALDDFGKGFSSFPYLKTLPIDYIKIDGSFIKSIDKDYVDFSMVKTMRDMCYHLGLYTIGEYAETDEIVAILKDIGIDYGQGFAFQKPIPIREAINPHTDRNGYRF, from the coding sequence ATGAGATTAAAACAGAAGATTATTCTCTCAAATGCAATAGTATTTAGTGTCTTAATAATTATTTCTGTATTCCTTAACTTTTTTTATGCAGCAAATATTTTTTCGATCAATCTGAACAATAAAAACAAACTAAAAGCTAAGCTTATTGCTCAAGAAATAGATGAGTGGCTTATCGAAAAAATTACTATCGTTGAACAAAGCATAGAAACCTTAACCTATATGAATATTACGGATTATAAGGGATGTACAGGATTTTTGGCAAATCTTAATAAGATGCATCCCGACACCGATTATGCCGTATTTTATGAAACAGGAGTCTTTGCAAACGGACAAAACTGGGAACCGTCCGATTCTTTTGATCCGAGAAAAAGACCTTGGTATAGGGCAGCAAAAGATACAAAAAAAGCGGTAATAACCAATCCATACCGCAGTATAAGCTCTCTTCCCGATTCGGTAGCATTTTCGGTTTTAAAGCGGTTTACATCAAAAGACGGCGTTCCGGGTATATTTTTAGGCGAAATAAGAATTGAAGAATTGCTATCTCTTATCGAAAAATTAAAAAAGAATGAAGATTCTTATTCTTTTTTAATATGTAAAGATTACCGTATATTGTCTCATCCCAATAAAGAATACCGATTAAATCTTAATAAATCTACAAACCTTTCTGATATTGAAGGCGGTGATATTTTTATAGAGCATATAGACAAGTTAAAATCCGACGGCAGTTACAACGGGCTCTTGCCTGTAATCAAGGATTATGACGGCAAGGAAAGGCTCTTTTACTTTGCTCAATCTGAAGTATCCAATTGGACAGTCGGGTTTACAATACCTGCATCGGATTTTTATGACCCCATAAACGGCCTAAAATTCAGAACTATTCTATTTGCCTGTACTCTTGTTGTGTTTGTAGGTATTTTATCTCTCATAATCGGAAAAAAATTAGCCTCGCCTATTGAAACTATAACAAACCGTCTGGAAAAGGCAGCAAAAAACAATGAGCTTGTTAAATTCGATTTTTTAGAACGGCAAAATCATGAATTAGCAAGAATTGCAATGAGCTTCAATGCAGTAGTTGAACATGCAAAAACTCTGCCCATAGGGGATGTAAATTTCAGCTTAAATTCCCTTACCTTAACCCAAAAAATAGATAATACCATTCTTGAAATAGACGATAACAACAAGGCATATCTTTTGTATTTGGACATAGATAAATTTAAAACTATAAACCAGCTTTGGGGATATTATGCAGGCAATGACCTTATAAAGCACGTATATTCCGTAATTTTAAACCACATAAACGAAACCGGCATACCCGAAGACAACTTTATGCATGTTATCGGAGACGAATTTGCAATTTTTTATCGCGGAAACGAAGAGCAGGTGTGCAGCTTTACAGAAACACTCATAAATAAAATCAATAATGAATCCTTTATTTGGAACGAAAAAAAACTTACTATTTGTATCAGTATCGGTATTGTAAACATTCCCAAAATACCTCAAAACGCACAGGACGTAATCTCAAACGTGTATGATGCATGTTCGCTTGCGTTTAGAAACGGAGGGAACAGATATGAATTGTCAACTGTTTCAGGAATAGCAGGCTTTTCGGGCGGCAATATTTCGTTCTGGTTAAATACAATCCAAAAAGCTCTTAAAGAAGAAAAGTTTGAATTGTACACACAGGCAATTGTTCCTTTAAACGGCATTTTTCACAGTCCTAAGTATGAAATTTTGATAAGACTTAAAACCGATGATGATCACGTTATAATGCCCGATATTTTTATTCCGATAGCCGAAAGGTATAACCTTATATACGAAATAGACAAATGGGTTATACGGAAAACATTTGCCTTTTTTGCCGAAGCATCGGCGATGGGATATCTGGATCAAAAAGTTATGTTTTCGATCAATATCTCGGCCGAGTCGTTTTTTTCCAACGACCTTGTAGAATTCATAGCAGAAACCCGCAAAACCTTCAATGTGCCGGCTCACAATTTTTGTTTTGAAATTACGGAAAGCTGCGCAGTCCGAAATTTGGAAGCGACCTCTCAATTTGTTACCGAGTTAAGAAAACAGGGATTTTCTTTTGCATTAGATGATTTTGGAAAAGGATTTTCTTCTTTCCCGTATTTAAAGACCCTTCCGATAGATTACATAAAAATTGACGGCTCATTTATAAAGTCGATAGATAAAGATTATGTGGATTTTTCGATGGTCAAAACCATGAGGGATATGTGCTATCATCTTGGTCTTTATACGATAGGAGAATATGCAGAAACAGATGAGATTGTCGCAATTTTAAAGGACATAGGTATTGATTACGGACAAGGATTTGCATTCCAAAAACCTATTCCTATCAGAGAGGCTATAAATCCTCATACTGATAGGAACGGATATAGGTTCTAG
- a CDS encoding helix-turn-helix domain-containing protein — MGYDYSSILAKNIKRIRHKLEMSQMELALRADVSIAFINAIENKQKWVSASTLSKITDALNTSPYELFLTDDINEKDLMIIAGRHSELIADLNRLLKKHTLGHCKNES, encoded by the coding sequence ATGGGTTACGATTATTCGTCTATTTTGGCTAAGAATATAAAACGAATTCGACATAAATTAGAAATGTCTCAAATGGAATTGGCGCTAAGAGCAGATGTATCCATTGCATTTATTAATGCAATCGAAAATAAACAAAAATGGGTTTCCGCCTCAACACTATCAAAAATAACCGATGCATTAAACACCTCGCCGTATGAACTGTTTCTTACGGATGATATTAATGAAAAAGATTTGATGATAATAGCCGGCCGCCACAGCGAACTTATTGCCGATTTAAATAGATTATTAAAAAAACATACTTTAGGTCATTGTAAAAACGAATCATAA
- a CDS encoding LTA synthase family protein produces the protein MFVSEKIEFASKKEKKKQAFLGSLFVLLYAFIVMIIIWLLGIFPHAQIDQLIFTAVTPIDGTSSAVLVSFYLKALAVPVILSLVNLILILKEVKLVLKTKKGKIYRLFPVLIKRPRLYILIYICIFLGYSQYKFEYIQYAYYKLSPPTDLYEKNYIDPAKVEFSFPQKKRNLIILYLESMEISAVSKEFGGLSRYDLIPELRKIAEQNLSFSHSEQLGGVTQVVGTSHSIASLTCLNLGVPLILNLPSFNSYFSASTLNSSAIKINRFMEGGYGLGDLLYDNGYNLIFSMAADKDFGCLGNFLTDHKNFKVQDYSYFVENGRIPKDYNVWWGFEDEKLYQFAREDITALSKEEKPFAYIFFTADTHSPHGYADEKCPNIYFEKIHNVYAGASKKAYDFVEWAKTQPFYQNTTIVILGDHLYMGGDLYLPTVKLQDRHPYNAFINSAKTTDKNKNRQFTTFDLFPTIVESLGIEFNAKGLGLGRSLFSDQKTLLEEKGLKKLNSEIEKPSIFYEEKLMKKH, from the coding sequence ATGTTTGTATCGGAAAAAATTGAATTCGCAAGTAAAAAAGAAAAGAAAAAACAAGCCTTTTTAGGAAGCCTTTTTGTGCTTTTATATGCCTTTATAGTGATGATTATAATATGGCTTTTAGGCATATTTCCTCATGCCCAAATAGATCAGCTTATTTTTACCGCTGTAACACCTATTGACGGCACAAGCAGCGCGGTGCTTGTAAGTTTTTACCTAAAAGCCCTCGCCGTTCCCGTAATCTTATCCTTAGTAAACCTCATTCTGATTTTAAAAGAGGTAAAACTTGTCTTAAAAACAAAAAAAGGAAAAATATACCGCCTTTTCCCTGTTTTGATAAAAAGACCGCGCCTTTATATCCTGATTTATATATGTATTTTTTTAGGCTACAGTCAATATAAGTTCGAGTATATTCAATATGCTTATTATAAACTGAGCCCGCCCACAGACCTTTATGAAAAAAACTATATAGACCCTGCAAAGGTAGAGTTTTCCTTTCCTCAAAAAAAACGAAACCTTATAATACTCTATCTTGAATCTATGGAAATAAGCGCGGTTTCAAAAGAATTCGGCGGGCTATCCAGATATGATCTTATTCCGGAGTTACGCAAGATAGCCGAACAAAATCTTTCATTCAGCCATAGTGAACAACTAGGCGGCGTTACACAGGTTGTAGGAACTTCTCATTCAATCGCTTCACTTACCTGCTTAAATTTGGGAGTTCCGCTTATTTTAAATCTGCCGTCTTTTAATTCTTATTTTAGCGCTTCAACCTTGAATTCTTCGGCCATAAAAATAAACAGGTTTATGGAAGGAGGCTACGGCCTTGGAGACCTTTTATATGATAACGGCTATAATCTTATTTTCAGTATGGCCGCCGACAAAGATTTCGGCTGTTTGGGTAATTTTTTAACCGATCATAAAAATTTTAAGGTTCAAGATTATTCTTATTTTGTCGAGAATGGCAGAATACCGAAAGATTATAATGTGTGGTGGGGTTTTGAAGACGAAAAGCTATATCAATTTGCACGGGAAGATATTACAGCCCTTTCAAAAGAGGAGAAACCTTTTGCTTACATCTTTTTTACTGCCGACACGCATTCTCCTCATGGCTATGCCGATGAAAAATGCCCCAACATTTATTTTGAAAAAATACATAATGTCTATGCAGGTGCTTCAAAAAAAGCTTATGACTTTGTGGAATGGGCCAAAACTCAACCTTTTTATCAAAATACCACAATAGTCATTTTGGGCGATCACTTATACATGGGAGGAGATTTATATCTTCCGACAGTCAAATTGCAGGATAGGCATCCTTATAATGCCTTTATAAATTCGGCAAAGACAACCGATAAAAATAAAAATCGTCAATTTACTACTTTTGATCTTTTCCCCACAATTGTAGAAAGCTTGGGTATAGAATTCAATGCAAAGGGTTTAGGCCTGGGCCGCTCGCTTTTTTCGGACCAAAAAACTCTCCTCGAAGAAAAAGGCTTAAAAAAGCTTAATTCCGAAATCGAAAAGCCTTCAATTTTTTATGAAGAAAAACTGATGAAAAAACACTAG
- a CDS encoding tRNA-dihydrouridine synthase family protein: protein MNLISAPMAAITHSAFRRLIACFKEPGEYFSEMIHAPSAISGGGFEKWYFRTNPSPEKLVWQITSPDAEAAADCIPLLLQYGGFGIDLNMGCCAPQIVNTGAGFAWMKKPILETASLVNKVKKAVLLYDEQNSGPQTKPVRLSVKLRLGEKEDYDKLLSFCKMLISEGADLITLHPRTQKQKYSRPCKHEYTARLASDLSIPVYGNGDINSLETLEKNASKYPCSGWMIGRAAVQKPWIFYELSKPNKKREIDLLKTAELFLTFLQEEQPKEFHLTRAQRFFAFFCDNFSFAHHIKSKVLNCKNLDDMLFNLRVYFEEVPEDRLIMV, encoded by the coding sequence ATGAATTTGATATCTGCGCCCATGGCTGCAATAACTCACTCTGCTTTTAGAAGACTCATAGCCTGTTTTAAAGAGCCGGGTGAGTATTTTTCCGAAATGATACATGCGCCCTCTGCTATATCGGGCGGAGGTTTTGAAAAATGGTATTTTAGGACAAATCCGTCGCCTGAAAAGCTTGTTTGGCAGATTACGAGCCCCGATGCTGAAGCTGCTGCCGATTGTATTCCGCTTTTGCTTCAATACGGCGGTTTTGGTATCGATTTGAATATGGGCTGCTGCGCTCCGCAGATTGTAAATACGGGAGCCGGTTTTGCATGGATGAAAAAGCCTATATTAGAAACCGCCTCCTTGGTAAACAAAGTTAAAAAAGCTGTTTTGCTGTATGATGAGCAAAACTCAGGACCACAAACAAAACCTGTGCGCTTGAGCGTAAAACTGCGTTTAGGTGAGAAAGAAGACTACGATAAGCTTTTATCCTTTTGTAAAATGCTTATTTCGGAAGGAGCCGATTTAATTACCCTCCATCCCCGCACCCAAAAACAAAAATATTCCCGGCCCTGTAAACATGAGTATACCGCCCGGCTTGCTTCCGATTTAAGCATCCCTGTTTACGGCAACGGAGATATAAATTCCCTTGAAACTTTAGAAAAAAATGCATCAAAATATCCATGTTCGGGATGGATGATAGGCCGGGCTGCAGTGCAAAAACCGTGGATTTTTTATGAACTATCAAAGCCGAATAAAAAACGAGAAATAGATTTATTAAAAACAGCAGAGCTGTTTTTGACATTTTTACAAGAAGAACAGCCCAAAGAATTCCATCTTACAAGGGCTCAACGTTTTTTTGCCTTTTTTTGCGATAATTTCAGCTTTGCCCACCATATAAAAAGCAAGGTTTTAAATTGCAAAAATCTTGATGATATGCTTTTCAATTTAAGAGTTTATTTTGAGGAAGTTCCTGAAGACAGGTTGATAATGGTCTAG